In one window of Temnothorax longispinosus isolate EJ_2023e chromosome 9, Tlon_JGU_v1, whole genome shotgun sequence DNA:
- the LOC139819351 gene encoding uncharacterized protein isoform X2, producing MSYGYNKYSSTMSSRGRGFGSRGGGSYRGRGGGGGNEWNGGSAGGNISRGGYSSSRGGRFKYSTTSYDSRSKYNLGSERYSSRGGRGEHSNSYKRPRDSYSARDDHRSSSESNRKRIRSDSYQGGGSGSQRYSSYGSSASAPYDDNKGSSSTVYEDKRPSERASSYHRSEDRHSASRSYVPPPPPRISEMAPPPTQRYTSSRGRISHQSSNYRGRISTRGTGGRGGAFHRVSSRSDVLMARKRTLHSLDYRRKLLGSRSRDYIQRVRMTTTKLRRSGTTRLPGSKKDSGSGTSVKDKDREMAKAINAEFSDDDDEEDDNKSNWDDEEKPHERDEEEDLEEEEEKKKKEDKRKKEKQDRERQHTEDEEEKDDDIKEEDDDQKREEDEDDDGDDEEHDENEKAERDRTADSEELPSRRDGRKFIKLKCPHCAHHSVTFREYSLHLFSGRHSAAMKRIAARHKVTLTRMRVVQRQEQRRIEARDATRGTLPSRTMFCAICKLNYRSLKAAHQLSESHRQMKRFLTPFCRVCRIQFRSPMFFETHMCSLEHIKRKSILRERMNANGSGEAEADSSAPEEDDKEVNLDNFMTLDSVGDVDEDEESNDKKKEKAEGESSSETEKKSKGKQMIKVGAEYIKRVEVQYCELCKVYLPRSENIERAVALHCSTRSHLKRYVRDNDDKALRRQAERIHLQSSSATNVNSTNSTVTNSTSDTAKTSPVTSDPQVSATPVSTAADNNGVSGPEYITIEEEKSSNLDSEKNAKDSKNNQGDEDDDDYRAHGSDKIIWDDVDKDLGDILRESEAGASKSSDDEDSRYDRFRNSDKKQPGKEKENEKSEILEDKSGNNKIKDVKN from the exons ATGAGCTATGGTTACAACAAATACAG ttCCACCATGAGTTCTCGTGGTCGTGGATTTGGTTCTCGCGGAGGGGGTTCTTATAGGGGTCGAGGTGGTGGCGGAGGAAACGAGTGGAATGGTGGTTCGGCAGGAGGAAATATATCCAGAGGAGGATACTCATCTTCCAGAGGTGgcagatttaaatattcaacgaCGAGCTATGATTCTAgatctaaatataatttag GGTCGGAAAGATATTCAAGCAGAGGCGGACGTGGCGAACATTCTAACAGTTATAAAAGACCTCGT GATTCATATTCTGCTAGAGATGACCATCGATCGTCTAGCGAGTCGAACCGTAAAAGGATAAGAAGTGATTCTTATCAG GGTGGAGGTAGCGGTTCACAGAGGTATTCGTCGTACGGTTCATCTGCATCGGCGCCCTATGACGATAATAAGGGATCGTCATCCACTGTATACGAGGACAAGAGACCGAGCGAACGCGCGTCATCGTACCACCGTTCCGAGGATCGTCATTCCGCCTCACGGAGCTATGTGCCTCCGCCACCTCCTCGGATTAGCGAAATGGCACCGCCTCCGACTCAGAGATACACCTCGAGTCGAGGAAGAATATCGCATCAGAGCTCAAATTACAGAGGTCGCATTTCGACCCGCGGCACCGGTGGTAGAGGTGGTGCATTTCATCGTGTGAGCTCTCGATCGGACGTCCTCATGGCTCGCAAGCGTACTCTGCACTCGCTTGACTATCGTCGAAAGCTGCTAGGCTCACGCTCGCGAGACTACATCCAGCGTGTGCGCATGACTACTACCAAACTACGCAGGAG CGGTACTACTAGGCTACCCGGAAGTAAAAAGGACTCGGGATCCGGGACCAGCGTGAAGGACAAGGATAGAGAGATGGCCAAAGCCATTAATGCAGAATTTtccgatgacgatgacgaggAAGATGATAATAAGAGTAATTGGGACGACGAAGAAAAG CCGCACGAACGTGATGAAGAGGAAGActtggaagaggaagaggagaaaaagaaaaaagaggacaAACGTAAGAAGGAAAAACAAGATAGAGAAAGGCAACATACCGAAgatgaggaagaaaaagatgatGATATTAAAGAGGAAGATGATGATCAGAAGCGAGAA GAGGATGAAGATGACGATGGTGATGATGAGGAACATGATGAGAATGAAAAAGCGGAACGTGATAGAACTGCAGATTCCGAAGAATTGCCGAGTAGACGGGACGGtagaaaattcataaaattgaaATGCCCGCATTGCGCTCATCACAGCGTCACGTTCAGAGAATATTCACTCCATCTGTTCTCTGGCCGTCATAGCGCGGCGATGAAACGTATCGCTGCTCGACATAAGGTGACACTTACGCGTATGCGAGTTGTTCAACGGCAAGAGCAAAGGCGTATTGAGGCCCGCGATGCGACACGTGGCACGTTACCCTCTCGTACTATGTTTTGTGccatttgcaaattaaattaccGATCCTTGAAAGCTGCTCATCAGCTGTCCGAATCTCATCGTCAAATGAAACGATTCCTCACACCATTCTGTCGTGTTTGTCGTATCCAATTCCGTTCACCAATGTTCTTTGAGACACATATGTGTTCGCTAGAGCACATCAAG AGAAAGAGTATACTGAGAGAAAGAATGAATGCAAATGGAAGTGGCGAAGCAGAGGCGGATTCGAGTGCGCCAGAAGAAGATGATAAAGAAGTTAATCTTGATAATTTCATGACTTTGGATTCTGTAGGTGATGTAGACG AAGACGAAGAGTCCAACgacaagaaaaaagaaaaggccGAGGGTGAGAGTTCGAGCGAAACTGAGAAAAAATCGAAAGGCAAACAAATGATAAAAGTCGGTGCGGAATACATAAAACGTGTCGAAGTACAATATTGCGAGTTATGCAAAGTATATCTGCCACGCAGCGAAAACATAGAGCGGGCAGTCGCTTTACATTGTTCTACTCGCAGTCATCTTAAACG GTATGTGCGAGACAATGACGACAAGGCACTTAGACGTCAAGCGGAAAGGATACATCTTCAATCGTCATCTGCAACGAATGTGAATTCTACCAATTCCACCGTGACTAATAGTACATCGGACACTGCGAAGACTTCTCCCGTCACGTCCGATCCACAAGTATCTGCTACACCAGTGTCTACTGCAGCTGATAATAATGGCGTTTCCGGCCCAGAATACATAAcaattgaagaagaaaaatctaGTAACTTAGATTCTGAAAAGAACGCGAAAGACAGTAAGAATAATCAGGGGGATGAAGACGACGATGACTACCGTGCGCACGGtagcgataaaattatttgggACGATGTTGACAAGGATTTAGGTGACATTTTAAGAGAAAGCGAGGCAGGAGCATCGAAATCGAGCGACGATGAGGATTCGCGTTACGATCGTTTTCGCAATTCAGACAAGAAGCAGCccggaaaagaaaaagaaaacgagaaGAGTGAAATCCTCGAAGATAAGAGcggtaataataaaattaaagatgttaaaaattaa
- the LOC139819351 gene encoding uncharacterized protein isoform X3 — protein sequence MSYGYNKYSSTMSSRGRGFGSRGGGSYRGRGGGGGNEWNGGSAGGNISRGGYSSSRGGRFKYSTTSYDSRSKYNLGSERYSSRGGRGEHSNSYKRPRDSYSARDDHRSSSESNRKRIRSDSYQGGGSGSQRYSSYGSSASAPYDDNKGSSSTVYEDKRPSERASSYHRSEDRHSASRSYVPPPPPRISEMAPPPTQRYTSSRGRISHQSSNYRGRISTRGTGGRGGAFHRVSSRSDVLMARKRTLHSLDYRRKLLGSRSRDYIQRVRMTTTKLRRSSGTTRLPGSKKDSGSGTSVKDKDREMAKAINAEFSDDDDEEDDNKSNWDDEEKPHERDEEEDLEEEEEKKKKEDKRKKEKQDRERQHTEDEEEKDDDIKEEDDDQKREEDEDDDGDDEEHDENEKAERDRTADSEELPSRRDGRKFIKLKCPHCAHHSVTFREYSLHLFSGRHSAAMKRIAARHKVTLTRMRVVQRQEQRRIEARDATRGTLPSRTMFCAICKLNYRSLKAAHQLSESHRQMKRFLTPFCRVCRIQFRSPMFFETHMCSLEHIKRKSILRERMNANGSGEAEADSSAPEEDDKEVNLDNFMTLDSVGDVDDEESNDKKKEKAEGESSSETEKKSKGKQMIKVGAEYIKRVEVQYCELCKVYLPRSENIERAVALHCSTRSHLKRYVRDNDDKALRRQAERIHLQSSSATNVNSTNSTVTNSTSDTAKTSPVTSDPQVSATPVSTAADNNGVSGPEYITIEEEKSSNLDSEKNAKDSKNNQGDEDDDDYRAHGSDKIIWDDVDKDLGDILRESEAGASKSSDDEDSRYDRFRNSDKKQPGKEKENEKSEILEDKSGNNKIKDVKN from the exons ATGAGCTATGGTTACAACAAATACAG ttCCACCATGAGTTCTCGTGGTCGTGGATTTGGTTCTCGCGGAGGGGGTTCTTATAGGGGTCGAGGTGGTGGCGGAGGAAACGAGTGGAATGGTGGTTCGGCAGGAGGAAATATATCCAGAGGAGGATACTCATCTTCCAGAGGTGgcagatttaaatattcaacgaCGAGCTATGATTCTAgatctaaatataatttag GGTCGGAAAGATATTCAAGCAGAGGCGGACGTGGCGAACATTCTAACAGTTATAAAAGACCTCGT GATTCATATTCTGCTAGAGATGACCATCGATCGTCTAGCGAGTCGAACCGTAAAAGGATAAGAAGTGATTCTTATCAG GGTGGAGGTAGCGGTTCACAGAGGTATTCGTCGTACGGTTCATCTGCATCGGCGCCCTATGACGATAATAAGGGATCGTCATCCACTGTATACGAGGACAAGAGACCGAGCGAACGCGCGTCATCGTACCACCGTTCCGAGGATCGTCATTCCGCCTCACGGAGCTATGTGCCTCCGCCACCTCCTCGGATTAGCGAAATGGCACCGCCTCCGACTCAGAGATACACCTCGAGTCGAGGAAGAATATCGCATCAGAGCTCAAATTACAGAGGTCGCATTTCGACCCGCGGCACCGGTGGTAGAGGTGGTGCATTTCATCGTGTGAGCTCTCGATCGGACGTCCTCATGGCTCGCAAGCGTACTCTGCACTCGCTTGACTATCGTCGAAAGCTGCTAGGCTCACGCTCGCGAGACTACATCCAGCGTGTGCGCATGACTACTACCAAACTACGCAGGAG TAGCGGTACTACTAGGCTACCCGGAAGTAAAAAGGACTCGGGATCCGGGACCAGCGTGAAGGACAAGGATAGAGAGATGGCCAAAGCCATTAATGCAGAATTTtccgatgacgatgacgaggAAGATGATAATAAGAGTAATTGGGACGACGAAGAAAAG CCGCACGAACGTGATGAAGAGGAAGActtggaagaggaagaggagaaaaagaaaaaagaggacaAACGTAAGAAGGAAAAACAAGATAGAGAAAGGCAACATACCGAAgatgaggaagaaaaagatgatGATATTAAAGAGGAAGATGATGATCAGAAGCGAGAA GAGGATGAAGATGACGATGGTGATGATGAGGAACATGATGAGAATGAAAAAGCGGAACGTGATAGAACTGCAGATTCCGAAGAATTGCCGAGTAGACGGGACGGtagaaaattcataaaattgaaATGCCCGCATTGCGCTCATCACAGCGTCACGTTCAGAGAATATTCACTCCATCTGTTCTCTGGCCGTCATAGCGCGGCGATGAAACGTATCGCTGCTCGACATAAGGTGACACTTACGCGTATGCGAGTTGTTCAACGGCAAGAGCAAAGGCGTATTGAGGCCCGCGATGCGACACGTGGCACGTTACCCTCTCGTACTATGTTTTGTGccatttgcaaattaaattaccGATCCTTGAAAGCTGCTCATCAGCTGTCCGAATCTCATCGTCAAATGAAACGATTCCTCACACCATTCTGTCGTGTTTGTCGTATCCAATTCCGTTCACCAATGTTCTTTGAGACACATATGTGTTCGCTAGAGCACATCAAG AGAAAGAGTATACTGAGAGAAAGAATGAATGCAAATGGAAGTGGCGAAGCAGAGGCGGATTCGAGTGCGCCAGAAGAAGATGATAAAGAAGTTAATCTTGATAATTTCATGACTTTGGATTCTGTAGGTGATGTAGACG ACGAAGAGTCCAACgacaagaaaaaagaaaaggccGAGGGTGAGAGTTCGAGCGAAACTGAGAAAAAATCGAAAGGCAAACAAATGATAAAAGTCGGTGCGGAATACATAAAACGTGTCGAAGTACAATATTGCGAGTTATGCAAAGTATATCTGCCACGCAGCGAAAACATAGAGCGGGCAGTCGCTTTACATTGTTCTACTCGCAGTCATCTTAAACG GTATGTGCGAGACAATGACGACAAGGCACTTAGACGTCAAGCGGAAAGGATACATCTTCAATCGTCATCTGCAACGAATGTGAATTCTACCAATTCCACCGTGACTAATAGTACATCGGACACTGCGAAGACTTCTCCCGTCACGTCCGATCCACAAGTATCTGCTACACCAGTGTCTACTGCAGCTGATAATAATGGCGTTTCCGGCCCAGAATACATAAcaattgaagaagaaaaatctaGTAACTTAGATTCTGAAAAGAACGCGAAAGACAGTAAGAATAATCAGGGGGATGAAGACGACGATGACTACCGTGCGCACGGtagcgataaaattatttgggACGATGTTGACAAGGATTTAGGTGACATTTTAAGAGAAAGCGAGGCAGGAGCATCGAAATCGAGCGACGATGAGGATTCGCGTTACGATCGTTTTCGCAATTCAGACAAGAAGCAGCccggaaaagaaaaagaaaacgagaaGAGTGAAATCCTCGAAGATAAGAGcggtaataataaaattaaagatgttaaaaattaa
- the LOC139819351 gene encoding uncharacterized protein isoform X1, which translates to MSYGYNKYSSTMSSRGRGFGSRGGGSYRGRGGGGGNEWNGGSAGGNISRGGYSSSRGGRFKYSTTSYDSRSKYNLGSERYSSRGGRGEHSNSYKRPRDSYSARDDHRSSSESNRKRIRSDSYQGGGSGSQRYSSYGSSASAPYDDNKGSSSTVYEDKRPSERASSYHRSEDRHSASRSYVPPPPPRISEMAPPPTQRYTSSRGRISHQSSNYRGRISTRGTGGRGGAFHRVSSRSDVLMARKRTLHSLDYRRKLLGSRSRDYIQRVRMTTTKLRRSSGTTRLPGSKKDSGSGTSVKDKDREMAKAINAEFSDDDDEEDDNKSNWDDEEKPHERDEEEDLEEEEEKKKKEDKRKKEKQDRERQHTEDEEEKDDDIKEEDDDQKREEDEDDDGDDEEHDENEKAERDRTADSEELPSRRDGRKFIKLKCPHCAHHSVTFREYSLHLFSGRHSAAMKRIAARHKVTLTRMRVVQRQEQRRIEARDATRGTLPSRTMFCAICKLNYRSLKAAHQLSESHRQMKRFLTPFCRVCRIQFRSPMFFETHMCSLEHIKRKSILRERMNANGSGEAEADSSAPEEDDKEVNLDNFMTLDSVGDVDEDEESNDKKKEKAEGESSSETEKKSKGKQMIKVGAEYIKRVEVQYCELCKVYLPRSENIERAVALHCSTRSHLKRYVRDNDDKALRRQAERIHLQSSSATNVNSTNSTVTNSTSDTAKTSPVTSDPQVSATPVSTAADNNGVSGPEYITIEEEKSSNLDSEKNAKDSKNNQGDEDDDDYRAHGSDKIIWDDVDKDLGDILRESEAGASKSSDDEDSRYDRFRNSDKKQPGKEKENEKSEILEDKSGNNKIKDVKN; encoded by the exons ATGAGCTATGGTTACAACAAATACAG ttCCACCATGAGTTCTCGTGGTCGTGGATTTGGTTCTCGCGGAGGGGGTTCTTATAGGGGTCGAGGTGGTGGCGGAGGAAACGAGTGGAATGGTGGTTCGGCAGGAGGAAATATATCCAGAGGAGGATACTCATCTTCCAGAGGTGgcagatttaaatattcaacgaCGAGCTATGATTCTAgatctaaatataatttag GGTCGGAAAGATATTCAAGCAGAGGCGGACGTGGCGAACATTCTAACAGTTATAAAAGACCTCGT GATTCATATTCTGCTAGAGATGACCATCGATCGTCTAGCGAGTCGAACCGTAAAAGGATAAGAAGTGATTCTTATCAG GGTGGAGGTAGCGGTTCACAGAGGTATTCGTCGTACGGTTCATCTGCATCGGCGCCCTATGACGATAATAAGGGATCGTCATCCACTGTATACGAGGACAAGAGACCGAGCGAACGCGCGTCATCGTACCACCGTTCCGAGGATCGTCATTCCGCCTCACGGAGCTATGTGCCTCCGCCACCTCCTCGGATTAGCGAAATGGCACCGCCTCCGACTCAGAGATACACCTCGAGTCGAGGAAGAATATCGCATCAGAGCTCAAATTACAGAGGTCGCATTTCGACCCGCGGCACCGGTGGTAGAGGTGGTGCATTTCATCGTGTGAGCTCTCGATCGGACGTCCTCATGGCTCGCAAGCGTACTCTGCACTCGCTTGACTATCGTCGAAAGCTGCTAGGCTCACGCTCGCGAGACTACATCCAGCGTGTGCGCATGACTACTACCAAACTACGCAGGAG TAGCGGTACTACTAGGCTACCCGGAAGTAAAAAGGACTCGGGATCCGGGACCAGCGTGAAGGACAAGGATAGAGAGATGGCCAAAGCCATTAATGCAGAATTTtccgatgacgatgacgaggAAGATGATAATAAGAGTAATTGGGACGACGAAGAAAAG CCGCACGAACGTGATGAAGAGGAAGActtggaagaggaagaggagaaaaagaaaaaagaggacaAACGTAAGAAGGAAAAACAAGATAGAGAAAGGCAACATACCGAAgatgaggaagaaaaagatgatGATATTAAAGAGGAAGATGATGATCAGAAGCGAGAA GAGGATGAAGATGACGATGGTGATGATGAGGAACATGATGAGAATGAAAAAGCGGAACGTGATAGAACTGCAGATTCCGAAGAATTGCCGAGTAGACGGGACGGtagaaaattcataaaattgaaATGCCCGCATTGCGCTCATCACAGCGTCACGTTCAGAGAATATTCACTCCATCTGTTCTCTGGCCGTCATAGCGCGGCGATGAAACGTATCGCTGCTCGACATAAGGTGACACTTACGCGTATGCGAGTTGTTCAACGGCAAGAGCAAAGGCGTATTGAGGCCCGCGATGCGACACGTGGCACGTTACCCTCTCGTACTATGTTTTGTGccatttgcaaattaaattaccGATCCTTGAAAGCTGCTCATCAGCTGTCCGAATCTCATCGTCAAATGAAACGATTCCTCACACCATTCTGTCGTGTTTGTCGTATCCAATTCCGTTCACCAATGTTCTTTGAGACACATATGTGTTCGCTAGAGCACATCAAG AGAAAGAGTATACTGAGAGAAAGAATGAATGCAAATGGAAGTGGCGAAGCAGAGGCGGATTCGAGTGCGCCAGAAGAAGATGATAAAGAAGTTAATCTTGATAATTTCATGACTTTGGATTCTGTAGGTGATGTAGACG AAGACGAAGAGTCCAACgacaagaaaaaagaaaaggccGAGGGTGAGAGTTCGAGCGAAACTGAGAAAAAATCGAAAGGCAAACAAATGATAAAAGTCGGTGCGGAATACATAAAACGTGTCGAAGTACAATATTGCGAGTTATGCAAAGTATATCTGCCACGCAGCGAAAACATAGAGCGGGCAGTCGCTTTACATTGTTCTACTCGCAGTCATCTTAAACG GTATGTGCGAGACAATGACGACAAGGCACTTAGACGTCAAGCGGAAAGGATACATCTTCAATCGTCATCTGCAACGAATGTGAATTCTACCAATTCCACCGTGACTAATAGTACATCGGACACTGCGAAGACTTCTCCCGTCACGTCCGATCCACAAGTATCTGCTACACCAGTGTCTACTGCAGCTGATAATAATGGCGTTTCCGGCCCAGAATACATAAcaattgaagaagaaaaatctaGTAACTTAGATTCTGAAAAGAACGCGAAAGACAGTAAGAATAATCAGGGGGATGAAGACGACGATGACTACCGTGCGCACGGtagcgataaaattatttgggACGATGTTGACAAGGATTTAGGTGACATTTTAAGAGAAAGCGAGGCAGGAGCATCGAAATCGAGCGACGATGAGGATTCGCGTTACGATCGTTTTCGCAATTCAGACAAGAAGCAGCccggaaaagaaaaagaaaacgagaaGAGTGAAATCCTCGAAGATAAGAGcggtaataataaaattaaagatgttaaaaattaa
- the LOC139819351 gene encoding uncharacterized protein isoform X4, with product MRYTSMGGGSGSQRYSSYGSSASAPYDDNKGSSSTVYEDKRPSERASSYHRSEDRHSASRSYVPPPPPRISEMAPPPTQRYTSSRGRISHQSSNYRGRISTRGTGGRGGAFHRVSSRSDVLMARKRTLHSLDYRRKLLGSRSRDYIQRVRMTTTKLRRSSGTTRLPGSKKDSGSGTSVKDKDREMAKAINAEFSDDDDEEDDNKSNWDDEEKPHERDEEEDLEEEEEKKKKEDKRKKEKQDRERQHTEDEEEKDDDIKEEDDDQKREEDEDDDGDDEEHDENEKAERDRTADSEELPSRRDGRKFIKLKCPHCAHHSVTFREYSLHLFSGRHSAAMKRIAARHKVTLTRMRVVQRQEQRRIEARDATRGTLPSRTMFCAICKLNYRSLKAAHQLSESHRQMKRFLTPFCRVCRIQFRSPMFFETHMCSLEHIKRKSILRERMNANGSGEAEADSSAPEEDDKEVNLDNFMTLDSVGDVDEDEESNDKKKEKAEGESSSETEKKSKGKQMIKVGAEYIKRVEVQYCELCKVYLPRSENIERAVALHCSTRSHLKRYVRDNDDKALRRQAERIHLQSSSATNVNSTNSTVTNSTSDTAKTSPVTSDPQVSATPVSTAADNNGVSGPEYITIEEEKSSNLDSEKNAKDSKNNQGDEDDDDYRAHGSDKIIWDDVDKDLGDILRESEAGASKSSDDEDSRYDRFRNSDKKQPGKEKENEKSEILEDKSGNNKIKDVKN from the exons ATGAGATATACCTCGATg GGTGGAGGTAGCGGTTCACAGAGGTATTCGTCGTACGGTTCATCTGCATCGGCGCCCTATGACGATAATAAGGGATCGTCATCCACTGTATACGAGGACAAGAGACCGAGCGAACGCGCGTCATCGTACCACCGTTCCGAGGATCGTCATTCCGCCTCACGGAGCTATGTGCCTCCGCCACCTCCTCGGATTAGCGAAATGGCACCGCCTCCGACTCAGAGATACACCTCGAGTCGAGGAAGAATATCGCATCAGAGCTCAAATTACAGAGGTCGCATTTCGACCCGCGGCACCGGTGGTAGAGGTGGTGCATTTCATCGTGTGAGCTCTCGATCGGACGTCCTCATGGCTCGCAAGCGTACTCTGCACTCGCTTGACTATCGTCGAAAGCTGCTAGGCTCACGCTCGCGAGACTACATCCAGCGTGTGCGCATGACTACTACCAAACTACGCAGGAG TAGCGGTACTACTAGGCTACCCGGAAGTAAAAAGGACTCGGGATCCGGGACCAGCGTGAAGGACAAGGATAGAGAGATGGCCAAAGCCATTAATGCAGAATTTtccgatgacgatgacgaggAAGATGATAATAAGAGTAATTGGGACGACGAAGAAAAG CCGCACGAACGTGATGAAGAGGAAGActtggaagaggaagaggagaaaaagaaaaaagaggacaAACGTAAGAAGGAAAAACAAGATAGAGAAAGGCAACATACCGAAgatgaggaagaaaaagatgatGATATTAAAGAGGAAGATGATGATCAGAAGCGAGAA GAGGATGAAGATGACGATGGTGATGATGAGGAACATGATGAGAATGAAAAAGCGGAACGTGATAGAACTGCAGATTCCGAAGAATTGCCGAGTAGACGGGACGGtagaaaattcataaaattgaaATGCCCGCATTGCGCTCATCACAGCGTCACGTTCAGAGAATATTCACTCCATCTGTTCTCTGGCCGTCATAGCGCGGCGATGAAACGTATCGCTGCTCGACATAAGGTGACACTTACGCGTATGCGAGTTGTTCAACGGCAAGAGCAAAGGCGTATTGAGGCCCGCGATGCGACACGTGGCACGTTACCCTCTCGTACTATGTTTTGTGccatttgcaaattaaattaccGATCCTTGAAAGCTGCTCATCAGCTGTCCGAATCTCATCGTCAAATGAAACGATTCCTCACACCATTCTGTCGTGTTTGTCGTATCCAATTCCGTTCACCAATGTTCTTTGAGACACATATGTGTTCGCTAGAGCACATCAAG AGAAAGAGTATACTGAGAGAAAGAATGAATGCAAATGGAAGTGGCGAAGCAGAGGCGGATTCGAGTGCGCCAGAAGAAGATGATAAAGAAGTTAATCTTGATAATTTCATGACTTTGGATTCTGTAGGTGATGTAGACG AAGACGAAGAGTCCAACgacaagaaaaaagaaaaggccGAGGGTGAGAGTTCGAGCGAAACTGAGAAAAAATCGAAAGGCAAACAAATGATAAAAGTCGGTGCGGAATACATAAAACGTGTCGAAGTACAATATTGCGAGTTATGCAAAGTATATCTGCCACGCAGCGAAAACATAGAGCGGGCAGTCGCTTTACATTGTTCTACTCGCAGTCATCTTAAACG GTATGTGCGAGACAATGACGACAAGGCACTTAGACGTCAAGCGGAAAGGATACATCTTCAATCGTCATCTGCAACGAATGTGAATTCTACCAATTCCACCGTGACTAATAGTACATCGGACACTGCGAAGACTTCTCCCGTCACGTCCGATCCACAAGTATCTGCTACACCAGTGTCTACTGCAGCTGATAATAATGGCGTTTCCGGCCCAGAATACATAAcaattgaagaagaaaaatctaGTAACTTAGATTCTGAAAAGAACGCGAAAGACAGTAAGAATAATCAGGGGGATGAAGACGACGATGACTACCGTGCGCACGGtagcgataaaattatttgggACGATGTTGACAAGGATTTAGGTGACATTTTAAGAGAAAGCGAGGCAGGAGCATCGAAATCGAGCGACGATGAGGATTCGCGTTACGATCGTTTTCGCAATTCAGACAAGAAGCAGCccggaaaagaaaaagaaaacgagaaGAGTGAAATCCTCGAAGATAAGAGcggtaataataaaattaaagatgttaaaaattaa